The Onthophagus taurus isolate NC chromosome 2, IU_Otau_3.0, whole genome shotgun sequence genome includes a window with the following:
- the LOC139428881 gene encoding glucose dehydrogenase [FAD, quinone]-like gives MNYLILLLIFRSINSQVLEGVLKTWMAGETQYRIEPPDSQILLPEYDFIVVGAGTAGCVVANRLTENPNWNVLLIEAGRHENYLMDIPILANYLQFTDANWKFRTQPSGNFCLAMDNNQCHFPRGKVMGGSSVLNYMLYSRGNHEDFDRWARSGNDGWSYDDVLPYFKKIEDFQIPEMNDPKYHHNGGYLTVSYPPYRTKIAEAIVKSGIEMGLKYVDYNAREMIGISYSQASVKDGIRHSSSRAYLHPISSRPNLFVKKFAHVKKILIEPNTKRAYGVEFVKNGVTQVARAKMEVIISAGAIGSPQLLMLSGIGPRNHLKSVGIRAIQNLKVGYNLMDHIACGGITFLVNDSISLKTERMFERQPLSDYLNYHKGPLSVPGGLEACSFHNTDDPNNPDGYPNMELFYLGGSMVSDSTLYKNFAIRDDIYNDVYGSIKGRESYMIFPMLLRPKSRGRIMLKDNNYKSHPLIYPNYFSDPYDIRVMLQGIDLILNITSQPPLKKIESTLYTKPIPQCAKHSFGSPPYWECMARHFTLTIYHQSGTCKMGPRSDKSAVVDPRLRVHGIKSLRVIDASIMPEIPAAHTNAPTYMIAEKGSDMIKQDWGFIQ, from the exons GATGGCAGGAGAGACACAATATAGAATAGAACCACCTGATTCGCAAATATTACTACCAGAATATGATTTTATTGTAGTAGGAGCGGGTACAGCTGGATGTGTTGTTGCAAATCGTTTAACTGAAAATCCAAATTGGAATGTACTATTAATCGAAGCTGGGAGAcacgaaaattatttaatggaTATTCCAATATTGGCGAATTATCTTCAGTTCACCGATGCCAATTGGAAATTTAGAACACAACCAAGCGGAAATTTTTGTTTAGCCATGGATAATAATCAGTGTCATTTTCCTAGGGGTAAAGTTATGGGTGGTTCATCGGTTCTAAACTATATGCTGTATTCACGCGGAAACCACGAGGATTTTGATAGATGGGCTAGATCGGGAAACGACGGTTGGTCTTATGATGATGTATTGCcgtattttaagaaaatcgaAGACTTTCAAATTCCCGAAATGAACGACCCGAAGTATCATCATAACGGAGGCTATCTCACTGTTTCATACCCACCGTATAGGACAAAAATCGCCGAAGCTATCGTCAAATCTGGTATTGAAATGGGACTCAAATACGTTGATTACAACGCTAGGGAAATGATTGGAATCTCTTATTCTCAG gcATCAGTAAAAGATGGAATTCGTCACAGCAGTAGCAGAGCGTATTTACATCCTATAAGCTCTAGACCAAAtcttttcgttaaaaaatttgctcacgttaaaaaaattctcaTAGAACCAAATACTAAACGAGCTTATGGGGttgaatttgttaaaaatggaGTAACACAAGTTGCCAGAGCAAAAATGGAAGTTATTATAAGTGCTGGAGCAATTGGATCGCCACAACTTTTAATGCTAAGTGGTATTGGACCTAGGAATCATTTAAAAAGTGTCGGAATACGGGCGATTCAGAATCTTAAAGTTGGTTATAATCTGATGGATCATATTGCGTGCGGAGGAATAACATTTCTTGTAAACGACAGTATCTCGTTAAAAACTGAAAGGATGTTTGAACGGCAACCGTTATCGGATTATTTGAATTATCACAAAGGACCTTTATCTGTTCCTGGCGGTTTAGAAGCTTGTTCTTTTCATAATACGGATGATCCAAATAATCCGGATGGTTATCCCAATAtggaacttttttatttaggtGGATCGATGGTTAGTGATAgtactttatataaaaatttcgcTATAAGGGACGATATTTACAACGATGTGTACGGTTCAATTAAAGGACGAGAATCTTATATGATATTTCCAATGTTGCTACGACCAAAAAGTAGGGGAAGAATAATGTTAAAGGATAATAACTACAAATCGCATCCATTAATCTATCCTAATTATTTCTCCGATCCATATGACATTAGAGTAATGTTACAAGGAATCGATTTAATATTGAATATAACCAGTCAACCGCCTTTAAAGAAAATAGAGAGTACGTTGTATACTAAACCAATTCCGCAGTGCGCTAAACACAGTTTTGGGTCACCGCCTTATTGGGAATGTATGGCTCGTCACTTCACTTTGACAATTTACCATCAAAGTGGAACTTGCAAAATGGGGCCAAGGAGTGACAAATCAGCGGTTGTAGATCCTAGATTGCGCGTGCATGGTATTAAAAGTCTTAGAGTTATAGACGCTTCTATTATGCCCGAAATTCCTGCAGCTCATACCAACGCACCTACATATATGATTGCTGAAAAGGGAAGTGATATGATAAAACAAGATTGGggttttatacaataa